The Euphorbia lathyris chromosome 2, ddEupLath1.1, whole genome shotgun sequence genome includes a window with the following:
- the LOC136217863 gene encoding receptor-like protein kinase FERONIA: MEKTPTMNASCNLTSILLHLCISLHLMKPSLAATRHPYYVPSENIFLDCGSYYSQTSFFDGRNWSGDVRSKFLPSNSNTNSTVSTASSMANNPAGVPYIPYKTARLFYSNFTYTFNVTPGPKFVRLHFYPSVYSGFDPSKALLSVTDGDHHTLLSNFSASLAAQYKNVDYLFKEFIIQVPNHSLHLTFRPSDTFAFLNGIEIVSMPLHLYLPGEYTLLPFVGHPETSITLDNKSALETVYRINVAGIDISPKLDSGMFRTWTRDDPYIFGAGYGAEIFDFNLSVRYSPTVPPYTAPEMVYQTGRFMGPYAPINLNYNLSWFFPVETGFLYLFRLHFCELDRNTTKVNQRVFNIYINNETAEDQADIIAWSGGQGIPVYKDYVSMFPQVKEKIQDLWLELHPNHDNGLKPQYYDALLNGVEIFKLSNYAGDLSGSNPPQLQKSPVYPYSPTSKKIIARVVGYILGVVVLALIILFVWVRVSTEKRKKKKKISHDQSACQYFTIKEIKAATNNFDEARIIGTGGFGTVYKGVTQVGGAAIAVKRRNQASIEQGFDEFEAEIRTLSLLCHRNVVSLIGYCSDDHEMILVYEYMPNSTLFEHLHYVNQPHKSALSWVQRLQICIDAAQGLCYLHTGMEPPIIHRDVKTSNILLDDKWVAKIADFGLSKIGPTNRSTKIKGTIGYLDPEYCRLHILTEKSDIYSFGVVLLEVLSAKFVINSPAEEHVQYEEGEDTISFTEWALKMYETAQWDQLIDPHLEGNIAPASLAKFMEITQKCLAERGMDRPSITEVVGSLELVLELQMNEQTEDRNITLVSLGNSDKFQGVEFSEIMIPLGR; encoded by the coding sequence ATGGAGAAAACACCAACCATGAATGCTTCCTGTAATCTCACTTCCATCTTGTTACACCTCTGTATATCCTTGCATTTGATGAAACCATCCCTTGCTGCAACTCGCCATCCTTATTATGTTCCTTCAGAAAACATTTTTCTAGATTGTGGTTCCTATTATTCGCAAACTTCATTTTTTGATGGCCGAAACTGGAGTGGTGATGTGAGATCAAAGTTTTTACCTTCCAACTCAAACACAAACTCTACAGTTTCTACAGCCTCTTCTATGGCCAACAATCCAGCCGGAGTCCCTTACATTCCATATAAAACTGCAAGGCTGTTTTACTCAAACTTCACCTACACCTTCAACGTAACACCAGGCCCGAAATTTGTCCGTCTTCACTTCTATCCTTCTGTTTATTCTGGTTTTGATCCTTCAAAAGCATTGCTTTCAGTCACCGATGGTGATCATCATACTCTACTATCCAACTTCAGCGCCTCTCTTGCTGCTCAATACAAAAATGTTGATTACTTATTCAAGGAATTTATAATTCAGGTACCTAACCACTCGCTTCATCTAACCTTTAGGCCTAGTGATACGTTCGCCTTTTTGAACGGAATTGAAATCGTTTCTATGCCTCTACATCTCTATTTACCAGGAGAGTATACTCTTCTTCCCTTTGTTGGGCATCCTGAAACATCCATCACATTGGATAACAAATCTGCACTTGAAACAGTATACAGGATAAATGTTGCTGGGATTGACATTTCACCCAAACTGGATTCTGGGATGTTTCGAACGTGGACAAGAGATGATCCGTACATATTTGGAGCAGGTTATGGGGCAGAAATATTTGATTTCAATCTTTCAGTCAGGTATTCACCCACCGTACCACCATATACTGCACCTGAAATGGTATATCAAACTGGTCGTTTTATGGGTCCTTATGCTCCCATCAACTTGAATTATAATTTAAGCTGGTTTTTTCCTGTGGAGACTGGTTTTTTGTATCTTTTCAGGCTCCATTTCTGTGAGCTTGATCGAAATACAACAAAAGTAAACCAGAGGGTATTCAATATATACATCAATAATGAAACAGCTGAGGATCAAGCTGATATAATTGCATGGAGCGGTGGACAGGGCATTCCTGTATATAAAGACTATGTGTCGAtgtttccacaagtcaaagaaAAGATTCAGGACCTTTGGCTGGAGCTGCACCCCAACCATGATAATGGTCTAAAACCTCAATACTATGATGCATTATTAAATGGGGTTGAGATATTCAAGTTAAGCAATTATGCTGGAGATCTTTCTGGATCCAATCCTCCCCAACTACAAAAATCACCAGTTTATCCATATTCGCCAACATCGAAAAAAATAATAGCTAGAGTAGTTGGATACATTCTTGGTGTAGTTGTCCTGGCATTAATCATCCTCTTTGTCTGGGTTAGAGTATCaacagaaaagagaaagaaaaagaagaagataagccatgACCAGTCAGCTTGTCAGTATTTTACTATCAAGGAGATCAAAGCAGCTACTAATAACTTTGATGAAGCACGGATCATTGGTACTGGTGGATTTGGTACTGTTTACAAAGGTGTGACTCAAGTTGGGGGGGCTGCAATCGCAGTCAAGCGCAGGAATCAGGCATCGATAGAACAGGGTTTCGATGAATTTGAGGCAGAAATCAGGACGCTTTCTCTTCTTTGTCATCGCAATGTTGTTTCTTTGATTGGTTATTGTAGTGATGATCACGAGATGATACTTGTGTATGAGTATATGCCCAATAGCACTCTGTTTGAACATCTTCATTACGTTAATCAACCACATAAATCGGCTCTTTCATGGGTTCAGCGGCTCCAAATATGCATAGATGCTGCACAAGGTTTATGCTACCTCCATACAGGAATGGAGCCTCCAATCATCCATCGCGATGTCAAGACTAGCAACATCCTGTTAGATGACAAGTGGGTTGCCAAGATTGCAGATTTCGGCTTGTCCAAAATAGGACCTACCAATAGAAGCACCAAGATTAAAGGTACCATTGGGTATCTAGACCCAGAATACTGCCGTCTCCATATATTGACAGAAAAATCTGATATCTACTCTTTTGGAGTAGTGTTGTTGGAGGTACTCTCTgccaagtttgtgatcaattcTCCTGCAGAAGAACATGTTCAATATGAGGAAGGTGAGGATACTATAAGCTTTACCGAGTGGGCCTTAAAGATGTACGAAACGGCACAATGGGATCAACTCATTGACCCACATTTGGAAGGAAATATAGCACCGGCATCTCTTGCAAAGTTCATGGAGATAACACAGAAATGCTTGGCAGAACGAGGGATGGATCGGCCATCGATAACTGAGGTGGTTGGGAGCCTAGAATTGGTGCTAGAACTGCAAATGAACGAGCAAACTGAGGATAGAAACATAACATTGGTGTCCCTAGGCAATTCAGATAAGTTTCAAGGAGTGGAATTTTCTGAAATTATGATACCATTAGGGAggtaa
- the LOC136220402 gene encoding universal stress protein PHOS32 isoform X2, translating into MGKVGTRLPSFCLNRIRPHVRVRSPPIQSKVNLKVKSAPPAAAAAGVQDQEKEKEGSVKSKPIINGRKIMIVVDSSVEAKAALLWALSHTVQSQDVLILLHVTKVTSDKGRGYEVVNSLKKMSQLKRPEIEIETAVVEGKEKGEIIVEEARKKGAGLLVIGQKKRSMTWKLIMMWARASNRATSGVVDYCIQNADCMAVAVRRKSKKHGGFLITTKRHKDFWLLA; encoded by the exons atgGGGAAAGTAGGCACAAGGCTGCCTAGTTTCTGCCTGAACAGAATCAGACCTCATGTTAGAGTTCGTTCTCCTCCTATTCAATCAAAGGTTAATCTGAAAGTGAAGTCTGCAccaccagcagcagcagcagcaggtGTTCAAgatcaagaaaaagaaaaagagggaTCAGTGAAATCAAAACCTATTATTAATGGTAGAAAAATCATGATAGTAGTTGATTCAAGTGTTGAAGCTAAAGCAGCACTATTATGGGCACTTTCTCACACTGTTCAGAGCCAGGATGTTCTCATTCTTCTTCATGTTACAAAGG TTACAAGTGATAAAGGGAGGGGTTATGAAGTGGTAAATTCGTTGAAGAAAATGAGCCAATTAAAGAGACCTGAG ATAGAGATAGAGACAGCGGTGGTGGAGGGGAAGGAGAAGGGGGAGATAATAGTGGAAGAGGCAAGAAAAAAGGGGGCGGGGCTTCTAGTAATAGGGCAGAAGAAGAGGTCAATGACATGGAAACTGATAATGATGTGGGCAAGGGCAAGCAATAGAGCTACGAGTGGAGTTGTGGATTACTGTATCCAAAATGCAGATTGTATGGCTGTTGCTGTCAggagaaaaagtaaaaaacatGGGGGGTTTTTAATTACTACTAAACGTCATAAAGATTTCTGGCTCTTAGCTTAG
- the LOC136217862 gene encoding receptor-like protein kinase FERONIA, whose amino-acid sequence MIRWIFKVLCCYLLFDSIICAFDNSSLDKIILNCGSAEFVSFNGKYWSGDVDLKFIPAEYARRTVSMASTSMSDDVPNIPYSTARVFHFQFAYSFPMSPGFKFIRLHFYPTTYSGIGGSSRKVSFSVFSGQYRLLSNFNPSAMANTLKVTYFTKDFVVNSKEKVLNISFIPFPEAYGFVNGIEIYSFPSNFRNYSRKEAAFEMVHRVKVGRSNEVQSSLWDWSDDSSYILGSMSGSSIYTQEETQDPWTDMSDYSAPISLYAAAKTMGSDEAINMMYNLTWKFNVDPGFNYLVRLHFCEISYEVKQLNQRVFTVYINNQTVEKRLDVIALAGAPLVGAFRDYLVFVPKEKGERQELLLALHPNIESNPLFKNAILNGVEIMKLSDEHNNLAAEVLQIVGKRKIPIRLMIFGGLGGISMLCLILGTWLKLNSIHSIVPKLQFKSSTMPMESLSLSGLCCEFKLADIKAATTNFTEAMVIGVGGFGKVYKGSIFINGGATEVAIKRKHLQSNQGIHEFQTEINLLSTFRHTNLVSLHGFCREKEELILVYDYMSHGTLRDNLLLKNSPLTWIQRLKICIGAARGLHYLHTGTKHPIIHRDIKSTNILLDSELVAKVSDFGLSRIGPTTASTSHVKTEVKGTFGYLDPVYYRNRTLSKKSDVYSFGVVLFEVLCARPAVHPAPMEEANDGFISLAEWALRCHKSGDVDSIVDPFLAGKIAPQSLVIFIEIAVKCLAEKRTQRPTMGVVLHNLELALYLQEQEVEDITNQ is encoded by the coding sequence ATGATTCGTTGGATCTTCAAGGTTTTATGCTGTTATTTGCTATTTGATTCCATAATATGTGCATTCGACAATTCATCCCTGGATAAAATTATCCTCAACTGTGGATCTGCTGAGTTTGTATCATTCaatggaaaatattggagtggtGATGTAGACTTGAAGTTCATACCTGCAGAGTATGCGAGAAGAACAGTTTCTATGGCTTCAACTTCAATGAGTGATGATGTGCCCAATATTCCATACTCAACAGCAAGAgtctttcattttcaatttgCTTATAGTTTTCCTATGTCTCCTGGGTTCAAATTCATCCGCCTTCACTTCTATCCGACTACTTATTCTGGCATTGGTGGAAGTAGCCGCAAAGTTAGTTTCTCGGTTTTCTCTGGTCAATACAGGCTTCTGAGCAACTTCAACCCTTCTGCAATGGCAAATACTTTAAAAGTAACTTACTTCACCAAAGATTTTGTTGTTAATTCGAAGGAGAAGGTATTGAATATTAGTTTTATACCGTTCCCTGAAGCTTATGGCTTTGTGAATGGAATAGAAATCTACAGCTTCCCATCCAATTTTCGCAATTATTCAAGGAAAGAGGCAGCCTTTGAGATGGTTCATAGAGTGAAGGTGGGCCGCAGTAATGAAGTCCAATCGAGTCTCTGGGATTGGTCAGATGACTCCAGTTATATTTTGGGGTCTATGAGTGGTAGTTCCATTTATACACAAGAGGAAACCCAGGATCCTTGGACGGACATGTCAGATTATTCTGCGCCAATTTCTTTGTATGCTGCAGCCAAGACAATGGGAAGCGACGAGGCCATTAACATGATGTACAACCTGACATGGAAATTCAATGTTGATCCAGGTTTCAATTATCTTGTTCGGCTTCATTTCTGTGAGATTTCTTATGAGGTAAAACAATTGAATCAGAGAGTTTTCACTGTTTATATCAACAATCAGACAGTAGAGAAACGTTTAGATGTTATTGCTTTGGCTGGAGCACCACTGGTTGGAGCTTTCAGAGACTACCTGGTTTTTGTTCCCAAGGAGAAAGGTGAGAGACAAGAGCTGCTATTGGCCTTGCATCCTAATATAGAGTCAAATCCATTGTTTAAGAATGCAATACTAAATGGGGTCGAGATCATGAAACTCAGTGATGAGCATAACAATCTTGCAGCAGAGGTCCTTCAAATAGTTGGGAAAAGGAAGATTCCGATCCGCCTCATGATATTTGGAGGCCTTGGTGGGATTTCAATGTTATGTTTGATTTTAGGGACATGGTTAAAATTGAATTCTATCCATTCCATAGTTCCAAAGCTTCAATTTAAATCTTCAACAATGCCGATGGAGAGTTTGAGTTTATCTGGGCTCTGCTGCGAATTCAAATTGGCAGATATTAAAGCTGCAACCACCAACTTCACTGAAGCTATGGTGATTGGTGTGGGTGGTTTTGGTAAAGTATACAAAGGCTCCATCTTTATCAATGGTGGAGCGACCGAAGTAGCCATCAAGCGTAAGCATCTGCAGTCTAACCAAGGAATCCACGAGTTCCAAACTGAAATCAATTTGCTTTCAACATTTCGTCACACCAACCTTGTTTCCCTACACGGGTTTTGCAGGGAGAAGGAGGAACTAATTCTGGTGTATGATTACATGTCCCACGGTACTCTTCGAGACAATCTGTTATTAAAGAATTCACCATTGACATGGATCCAAAGACTAAAGATTTGCATAGGTGCTGCTAGAGGATTACACTATCTTCACACAGGCACAAAACATCCAATTATTCATAGAGATATCAAGTCTACAAACATACTATTGGATTCCGAATTGGTGGCGAAAGTATCTGATTTCGGGCTGTCGAGAATTGGTCCGACTACGGCATCAACAAGTCATGTAAAAACAGAGGTGAAGGGTACATTTGGTTATCTTGATCCTGTTTACTATCGGAACAGAACATTGAGTAAGAAATCAGATGTTTACTCTTTCGGCGTGGTGTTGTTTGAAGTGTTATGTGCAAGACCAGCTGTGCATCCAGCTCCAATGGAAGAAGCTAACGATGGCTTCATTAGCTTGGCAGAATGGGCACTTCGCTGCCATAAAAGTGGTGATGTTGATTCCATTGTTGACCCATTTTTAGCAGGAAAAATAGCTCCTCAATCCCTTGTGATATTCATTGAAATTGCAGTGAAGTGCTTGGCTGAAAAGCGAACACAAAGGCCAACAATGGGTGTTGTGCTTCACAATTTGGAGCTAGCATTGTACCTACAGGAACAGGAAGTAGAAGATATCACCAATCAATAG
- the LOC136220402 gene encoding uncharacterized protein isoform X1: protein MGKVGTRLPSFCLNRIRPHVRVRSPPIQSKVNLKVKSAPPAAAAAGVQDQEKEKEGSVKSKPIINGRKIMIVVDSSVEAKAALLWALSHTVQSQDVLILLHVTKVTSDKGRGYEVVNSLKKMSQLKRPEGFGNVQIEIETAVVEGKEKGEIIVEEARKKGAGLLVIGQKKRSMTWKLIMMWARASNRATSGVVDYCIQNADCMAVAVRRKSKKHGGFLITTKRHKDFWLLA from the exons atgGGGAAAGTAGGCACAAGGCTGCCTAGTTTCTGCCTGAACAGAATCAGACCTCATGTTAGAGTTCGTTCTCCTCCTATTCAATCAAAGGTTAATCTGAAAGTGAAGTCTGCAccaccagcagcagcagcagcaggtGTTCAAgatcaagaaaaagaaaaagagggaTCAGTGAAATCAAAACCTATTATTAATGGTAGAAAAATCATGATAGTAGTTGATTCAAGTGTTGAAGCTAAAGCAGCACTATTATGGGCACTTTCTCACACTGTTCAGAGCCAGGATGTTCTCATTCTTCTTCATGTTACAAAGG TTACAAGTGATAAAGGGAGGGGTTATGAAGTGGTAAATTCGTTGAAGAAAATGAGCCAATTAAAGAGACCTGAG GGTTTTGGAAATGTGCAGATAGAGATAGAGACAGCGGTGGTGGAGGGGAAGGAGAAGGGGGAGATAATAGTGGAAGAGGCAAGAAAAAAGGGGGCGGGGCTTCTAGTAATAGGGCAGAAGAAGAGGTCAATGACATGGAAACTGATAATGATGTGGGCAAGGGCAAGCAATAGAGCTACGAGTGGAGTTGTGGATTACTGTATCCAAAATGCAGATTGTATGGCTGTTGCTGTCAggagaaaaagtaaaaaacatGGGGGGTTTTTAATTACTACTAAACGTCATAAAGATTTCTGGCTCTTAGCTTAG
- the LOC136217861 gene encoding agamous-like MADS-box protein AP1, translating into MGRGRVQLKRIENKINRQVTFSKRRAGLLKKAHEISVLCDAEVALIVFSHKGKLFEYSTDSCMEKILERYERNNYTERQLMATDLNSHENWTHEYNRLKAKVELLQRNHRHYMGEDLDSMSQKELANLEQQLENALKHIRSRKNQLIGDYISELQKKEKAILEENSMLTKQIKEKEKAVAQQAQWEQQNHNNNVSQFLMPQPPLPCLNIGGNYQEEAVPEVRRNELDLTLEPIYSCHLGCFTS; encoded by the exons ATGGGGAGAGGTAGGGTTCAGTTGAAGAGAATAGAAAACAAGATCAACAGACAAGTAACATTTTCAAAAAGAAGAGCTGGTTTATTGAAGAAAGCTCATGAGATCTCTGTTCTTTGTGATGCTGAAGTTGCTCTTATTGTCTTCTCCCATAAAGGGAAGCTCTTTGAATACTCTACTGATTCATG CATGGAGAAAATTCTTGAACGCTATGAGAGGAATAATTATACAGAAAGGCAGCTCATGGCAACTGATCTCAACTCTCAT GAGAATTGGACCCATGAGTATAACAGACTCAAGGCAAAAGTTGAGCTTTTACAGAGAAATCATAG GCATTATATGGGAGAAGATCTAGACTCAATGTCTCAGAAAGAACTTGCCAACTTGGAACAACAGCTTGAAAATGCTCTCAAGCACATTAGGTCAAGGAAA AACCAACTGATAGGAGACTACATCTCTGAACTCCAGAAAAAG GAGAAAGCAATCCTGGAGGAAAACAGCATGCTAACAAAGCAG atcaaagagaaagaaaaggcaGTAGCACAGCAAGCACAGTGGGAGCAGCAAAACCATAACAACAATGTCTCACAATTCCTTATGCCACAGCCTCCACTTCCATGCCTTAACATTGG GGGAAATTATCAGGAAGAAGCAGTACCAGAGGTGAGGAGGAATGAACTAGACCTGACCCTGGAACCAATATATTCATGTCATCTTGGCTGCTTCACCTCATGA